The window CTATACAGCCAGGATTCTAGAGCCTTCCGGGACATTCTGCTTGCATTGGGGTAAACCCTAGCCGCCAGTGTTCCTCGCTGCTATAGCTGTTTTTAAGGGCTGCCACTATAtaccatagcccgctatttaaaacattgatcAGAACTCGTTCTAACTTCCTCGCAATCAAGCTCAACTTTTGCTAAGTTCTGTTATTCAGTGAATACTTGTCTGAATTTAGTCTTCAGACCATCTTGGGTCTGGCAATGTCACAAGTTGGTTAACAATTTTAGTTTTTGCATCTTCTTTTCTCCAGTCAACGAGAAATTCCATCATCAAACATCGACTTGCATTCCGTACACTGTGCTCGTAACCTTCAAAAGTGCGAGCACTGTGGAGAAATGGTTCCCAGGAAGCTTATGGAAGAACACTACAATGAAAATCATGCTCCGGTATGTTTGCAGTCTGATTCTAAATGCATGTTTTGAGTTTTGCAGTCTGATCCTAAATGCCACGTTTTTAGTTTTCAGAAGATTATGCCATAATGTTGGTTCTCATTGTGTATTTCAGAAGATTATGCCATAATGTTGGTTCTCTTTGTGTAGTTTATGCTACATTTTTCATTTTGGTGGTGCATATTCTATATCTTATCTAAAGTGTATAGAAGACTTCATCAATTACACAATTGATTCCCTGTTAAGTTCATTTTGGTGGCTGCAAGTGATATTTAAGGTAGAGAGTAAGAAAGCGCATGACAGAGTTTTAAAACATAGCCAAAAGAAACTGAAGCTAATGTGACACGAAGTCTAAGCTACTAGCTGCAACAAGTATAGAAACCAAGTCGTGTTAGAATCAAAATTATAGGAAATAATATTCTTCTTCCAGCACATGATGGCTAGTTATCTTCTTCTTGTACTTGTATAAACTGGACACACATCTCCTTAGCTTGTTCGCCTTTTCTTGTACCTGCAAATAAGAAAGGCACATTTCTTCAGCTATGCTAATTTTATCACAATTGAAACCAGGAGCTAATGCAAAATGCACATATTCCAGGATTTTGATAACagcttctgttttttttttctgttgTACATGTGCAATAAGTTTATCTTATCAAATGCAGGTAAATTGCTCCCTGTGCAAAGAAACCTTGCGACCGGAGATACTTGATCTTCATAAAAGTGAACAGTGCACACAAAGGATGGTTGCGTGTGCATATTGTGAGTACGAATTGCCTGCAATTGATATTCATGAACATCAGGTGTAGTTTGTTGTTTACCTTTGAAGGTACATATTTATTTGAATTTGTTTGATACATGTCGATTTGTTCTGATCATAGTAGTTTGAGATACAGGATGTATGTGGAAACCGAACGGAGTTTTGTCAAACATGCAAGAAGTATATTAGACTTCGTGAATGGATAGGGCACGAAATGCAGTGCCACGTTAGCTCAAATGGTTCTGAAGAATCATCAAGGTAAACATGTTCCCACATGTCCCAAGGAGTTGTTGAATTTTGTTATTTTGGTTATCGGGTATCGTACAATGTATGATCCATTTAAAGATTAGTGTTGCTCAGTCTATACATTATTGACTACTTGTTTTCAGTGATCTTTATTTGTGTTGCTAAACTAAATGCAATCCATTATCtgcaaatagtactccctccgtcccataatataagagcgtttttaacactacgctagtgtcaaaaatgttcttatattatgggacggagggagtatatcctaGACGGGATCCTTACATACTTAGTCAATGTAATTCAAAATCAGTTCAAAATTTGATTAGGTTACAAGTCAAAGATGATAACCTTTTCGTAGATCCTGTATGTTGATGTTTTTTTGTTTTGATTTTATAAGCAAGTATATTGTTGCTAGAATTTTGAAGATACTATAGTAGACCTCTTAGCTAACCAGATGTTTGAAATTTCAGTGCCAGAACCTTTCCAGAGAGAGAAGTGCGGCCTCCTCTACCGGTACGACCAGCGCGTGCTGTGCCTGCTGCACAACACAGGCGACTTCTCTTTACGGTTGCTGTAACTGGAATCGCCGTCATGGTTGGATCAATACTGTTCCAGAAGGAGAGTTTCTAGGTCTGGCAGCCATGGACTTCATATGTCAGAGTTGTTTTCAACAGTAGTATGATAGATAATATAATCTCTTGATGTATGATGTTATCCCCTTTTTCAGTTGGTACGTCTTGCTTGCTTAAGAGTACAGTTCCAGTCATCGCCTTGTTGGAAGAATCGAAATAACCATCCAAATATTTGTTGTTCTCAGTGCTATGTTTAAACGTTTGGAAGAAACTATTTGTAGTCCTTTCTCAGTTGGACCTTACTGGGTGGACTTGGCATAGATGTACTGTTGCAATGTTGGTACTGCCGTTGATTTTCTTTTTGAAGGAAGACAACGCATTCCATTAATCTATATATAccgatataaaaagacccaaagggggcAGATCCAACAAATCTCTGCCATCAAATAGGTCAATCTGACAAACCAGCCTTCTAATACAAACTTGGGAAATTGGCCTTGCCAATTATCAGAACACTCTCTGCTGCTACATGACATTCGCGCTTACAATGCACTGTGGAAACATCACTTAACCCTTAAGCCCACATGTATAAGAAATCAGTCATATTCATCACTAACAACAGCTTGCATCAACACCATGCAATCTGTTTCAAACATCACTTTTTGACAGCCATTTGAATACAACTTGTTGAAAAGCTAGAAATTCAGCATGTCGTGGGTTTAAAACATGCTCAAGGTTACCTGCTACAGCAGCACGCCCTGGTCATTTCTGAGTGTGAAGCCTCAGCCTGATTGTGTTGCTTCAGTGAAGTGGCGCCTTTCACCTTTGGGTTGTTTTCTTTGCGTAGTGCTTGCTCACGCTTTTTACCTTCAAGCCTATGACAAATGGTAATCAATGGAAAATGCTATGTCTGATATATTTTTTATTCCATTATTTATTTTGTTTCGTTCGTGCGACCATAACCGTAAAAGAAGACACACTTTCACACACTCTAGTTTCAGTTCAAAAATTTCTTGTAACACCGTTTTTGAATCGGAGTTGCTCATGATATTTGGTCTGTGTGGAGCAACCCAGGAAGTAGTGAGCTCCCACCGACAATTTGCCCGTAGTGTGATAATTTTTGGAGAAAGCATTTAATACCGTGGTAAGTTGTTGTCGATGAAATGACTTCAGTCCTGTAGCTATTTTGGTGCGGATGTTGTTGCTGAACATGTGACTTAGTAATCTTGGCCGGAGCTGGAGCTGCAATCTGTTCGTGAACGAGATCAATCGTATTGGAAATAATTTTAAGCCATCTTCTGCTTCAAACTTTTGGTTGACAGGGCAACACTCGTGTTTTCTGGTTGGCTGCGATGGGCTTTCATGAAATGCATCGAGATTTTTCGTTTAACGATATAATGCTGGCCGAGTTGCATGTGCACTTGTCAAATGCATTACTGAAACCACCTAACGCTGTCTGCTTTTGTTTCACCTAACGCTGTCTGCTTTTGCTATTTACATGTGCTGAAACGCTAAACAAAATAAATCCGATGCTTCACATATGATAAACCTTGAAGATATATACCCTTTTACAGGTTTGCGCAATCCAAACACTGCATCGCAGGGGTAAAACCATACTAGTGCTCCAGGTTAAAATTGCTCAAAAGAGAGAGATAACAAAAATATTTCGCATGGATGAAATATAATGTCTGGAAATAAAGGAATTGTGTGGACCAGAGGCAGGTACAGATTTTCATGCGGCCGCCCAATCATGGCACGCTTGTGCAGGGCCTAccattttgattttgatttttcgAGATACATAGGCTCATGTATGACGCTAGCAACTCTAGTTTCCACGTTTTACCCCGACTCATTGGCAACTTATACACTCGTCATGTGTTAATTGATCAGAAGCAATTACATAGTTAGTTACTGAGTTACTTTTTTTTTAGGAAAGTCATCATGGCGATTTTATCGATCTAGAATGTATAAAATTTGGAGGTTCCTGCTATTGAAAATGTTAGAGTTATAttataagtcatgtacccctttgtatttatcccgttgtataagaggtttcctgcatatgtttcacatctgtacacacacacacacacacacacacacNNNNNNNNNNNNNNNNNNNNNNNNNNNNNNNNNNNNNNNNNNNNNNNNNNNNNNNNNNNNNNNNNNNNNNNNNNNNNNNNNNNNNNNNNNNNNNNNNNNNNNNNNNNNNNNNNNNNNNNNNNNNNNNNNNNNNNNNNNNNNNNNNNNNNNNNNNNNNNNNNNNNNNNNNNNNNNNNNNNNNNNNNNNNNNNNNNNNNNNNNNNNNNNNNNNNNNNNNNNNNNNNNNNNNNNNNNNNNNNNNNNNNNNNNNNNNNNNNNNNNNNNNNNNNNNNNNNNNNNNNNNNNNNNNNNNNNNNNNNNNNNNNNNNNNNNNNNNNNNNNNNNNNNNNNNNGTTGCTTtgctaacatggtattagagctttaGGGTTTTTTTTCGCACGCGCAACTCGTGCTCCTATCGGTCCACGCCCTCGTCGATCtccctcctgctccagcgcgctcgAACTTCTCCAGCTGCCAGGGGCGCCCGGTTCCTCCCATCGCTAGGTCCTCCAGCACGCCAGGGGCGCCCGATCCCCAGGGCTCCCGATTCCTCTAGTCGCCAGGGGCGCTCGCCTCCTCCCGATTCCTCCAGTCGCCAGGGCTGCCTGATCCAGTCGCCAGAGCTCGATCCAGTCGCCAGAGTCCAAGCCGCGCCTAGCCTTTCTCTGGATCCAGCCGCGCCTGCCTCTCCTGCGATCCAGCACTCCCGGCGGCAACCTGGGTGCCAGCGCCTATTTTCCTGCAGCCGTCCCCTGCTGCTAGCGACGGCTGTCTGCGGTTCTCGTCGGGATCGTCTCGTACTTGTTTCCTAAAAAAATGTCTGCTGCATCTGGCTATGTTGTTGTCCCTCGCTGTCCGGTGATTTTCGATGGTACTAACTACACCGAGTTCACTGGCTTTATGCGCATTCACATGCGTGGCATCCGTCTTTGGGGTGTTTTTTCTGGCGAGGTTTGCTGTCCGCCACGTCCGGTTCCTCCGATGGCCCCTATTCCGCTGACTCCACTAGTTCTTGCTCCGGATGCTAATCAGACCGCCAAGGATGCGGCTAAGCTTACTGATGAGGCTGCTGATCGTGCTTATGATGAGAAGGTTTTGGCTTATGAGGAGACTCGCTTACGTGGTGCTGGTTTGCTGGAGGTTCCCTCTGTGCTCGCTACTCAGGCTCCTAcgccactgtaacatcccaaattttcaatttggaatgttatacattagatcatcattgcatatcatattttattttgcattttggttgatcctagaaatcctaagcaactcagtgacccacggagagagttggggatttcgttattttcatatttgagttttctcaaattttgagaataggatcatttgattttatttattttatcatcaattatttctattacaaaaatatgagagagggaataaaatgactttcctaaaataaataaatattaaggatttaataataaaatcaaataagattttattttggggtttttcggtattttatttgaatttaggaaaaatgtgcgtttgtcaaaattgcatttaggtcccaaataaatgttcaccttgtgcagcttgattttagaagcccgtgaaagtttattttggaatttttggagtcggtttagtattcctttttatttttcttctgcgcgtaattatttaaaaaaaatgcgcaccgacctacgggccgtgtccgacctggacaccggcccgggcaggctttataagccggggcagaccacccgggcaaaccctagccgccccagccccaagccgccgccgccgcgacgccgccgccgccgccgcgctgcctcgccgcccgccgccgcctcgaaatccgcgcctttttttatatttttttcagaaaaccgtttggtttttccatcagtttttttagattcgtttttaaatagatcggtttttccggtttatttaaatagtgagcgttcgttctagcgaacgttcgtcgtttttctttttctcggattaaatccgcgattttttctgatcgcgattcctgatccgattttcgttttagtataacttttcgctcgtttatcggaatcaggcgattcaagcgcctggagtttcgtcttgaaaccctctatccgtttaaccaacttaaacaagattttgctactgtaaaatttgccctagatccagattagtagaacaaagttgttttctttcgccgtttgacttttgttgcttcgttcgatttgattatttttgccaaccggagttcttaagttgaaccttctggttagatctcttctttgagttttacccgtgcattagatgagtacttattgtatgcttgtttgtttgtctgcgatagaatacccggagtgcgccgcctgttacttcgaatctctaggtttcgcggatcatcagcaaggcaagtaacactttgatcataactttactactacccagttttattgcattagatcaatcctcacacattgcatgattaggatctaattaaattgtgggatgagaagtagttgaggtagtacctattacctatttattatcaaacctttgggagttagttctacgtttgcttattatgccatgctatgctagtagacgtggattgggtgagtgatatccatgacagatgtgagattgttaattaatggtttatctaaggtggcaacttaaacacacatctgggtggactgaggcacctgggtattccaggatttgcttgttttcttttggaccgccacccaggctgaaagggatcatgagactattcatactagaaacttccgtgtgcagccacaagctattatgggctctagcatagttgactaagttgtgcgaactcttacagtggtagactagcagatgtaggggaagtaggtggtacggtctacccgatcgtaaggtgctagcgcttctgaaagactatgtcttggtcatccgtcttctcaaacaccatgtagtgcgagaaaccaaacggaggcgatcgagtcttgtggggaaaagtgcgcaaacctctgcagagtgtaataaactaattatggttagccgtgtacccggttatggacatcttgagtatctagtacctggattatcatgtgaatctcaacatgttactctaaattaattttgttgggttatgtttaacgatgatgcttaattgggattgagaatgctgtcaaccattctcaatgtttaagaaCTACCATGTGTCACACCCTtgatgcgtctatatctcccacgtgtcgaagcacgatttagaggcataatcgcattgaaagcaatgtcgcaagtgaggtaatcttcacacaacccatgtaatacataagggaaaaagatacatagttggcttacaatcgccacttcacacaatacatgaatacaacactacaacatccaaatacaatcaaggtccgactacggaaccaaaataaaagaagaaccccaaatgcgacaaaggtccccgaccgaccccaactgggctccactactgatcaactagaacgaaacaacacaaaggacaagatcttcatcgagctcctcctgagcatggttgcgtcatctgcacggactcatcggcacctgcaagctggttttggaagtatctgtgagccacggggactcagcaatctcacacccttgcgatcaagactatttaagcttatgggtatggtaaaggtatgaggtggagctgcagcaagcgactagcataatatggtggctaacttattcgcaaaagagagcgagaagagaaggcaaaagcacggtcgaacaactatgatcaagaagtgatcctagaacaacctacgtcaagcattactccaacaccgtgttcacttcccggactccgccggaaagagaccatcacggttacacacgcggttgatgtattttaattaaggtcaactttaggttttctacaaccggacattaacaaattcccatctgcccataaccgcgggcgcggctttcgaaagttcaaatccctgcaggggtgtcccaacttagcccatgacaagctctcacggtcaatgaaggatataccttctcccgagacattccgatcagactcggtatcccggttctacaagacacttcgacaagttaaaacaaatccagcaacaccgcccgattgtgccgacaaatcctgataggagctgcacatatctcattctcagggcacactcagatgagacatccgagtaaaaccaaacctcaagttgccccgaggtggccccgcagtctgctcggtcggaccaacactcagaggagcactgNNNNNNNNNNNNNNNNNNNNNNNNNNNNNNNNNNNNNNNNNNNNNNNNNNNNNNNNNNNNNNNNNNNNNNNNNNNNNNNNNNNNNNNNNNNNNNNNNNNNNNNNNNNNNNNNNNNNNNNNNNNNNNNNNNNNNNNNNNNNNNNNNNNNNNNNNNNNNNNNNNNNNNNNNNNNNNNNNNNNNNNNNNNNNNNNNNNNNNNNNNNNNNNNNNNNNNNNNNNNNNNNNNNNNNNNNNNNNNNNNNNNNNNNNNNNNNNNNNNNNNNNNNNNNNNNNNNNNNNNNNNNNNNNNNNNNNNNNNtaaagatgacccttgagtctgcagaacccaagggaaggtggtaggttgttagtgcaaatggtaaaatcaaggttgggcattgctggaggagttttattcaaggcaaactgtcaaggggttcccattattacccaaccacgtaaggaacgcaaaatccaggaacataacaccgatatgacggaaactagggcggcaagagtggaacaaaacaccaggcataaggccgagccttccaccctttaccaagtatatagatgcattaattaaaataagatatattgtgatatcccaacaaatatcatgttccaacaaggaacaaacttcaatcttcacctgcaactaacaacactataagaggggctgagcaaagcggtaacatagccaaacaacggtttgctaggacaaggtgggttagaggcttggttcaacaatatgggaggcatgataagcaagtggtaggtatcgcaacataggcatagcaaaagagcgagcaactagcaagcaaagatagaagtgatttcgagggtatggtcatcttgcctgaaatcccgcaaggaagaagaacgattccatgaagaagacaaacggacgaagttgaacggatcctcagaaacgcgacgttatcggaactaacccgaagaagcaacaccggaaagaagcaaacaacatagtaatcaaccatcacataaacatgacatgatgcacaaccaagtatgatgcatgtccggtttaatgattcatggcatggcaaagtgcacaaacaattgtgacacccctagtgtcatgctacagtaaccctctgtgattaagcttAATCTTTTGGCTAAAGAATGCTTAATCACATCTGTTCAATATCTCTTTTCAACTCCcatctgaattcaaattcaaatcataagtgaaacttgaagttgcacaaaagttgctggaaaaatgttcatcatttagcaaATATTCCAATACAATTTGATGTAATTAAAAACAACATCACTCCTATGCTAAAATGGACACTAACATTTATAATAGTCCATTCCAGCAATTTAAAATGCAAATTCATTTATGAAAATTCCAAATGGATCTAAACCTCTCCCAAAATTAATTGTGGCAGTGCCTAAAAATGCACTGGACTTTTATGATCCAGTTTCACATTTTTCCTGAACCATTAAGGTCCCCAGATAATCTTTTTCCTTCTCTGGTaattaaagaaaagaaaaggagaagtagaggggagagagagaaagccctgcaccacttgggcttcggcccacccgagccaACTGGCCCAGCAGGCCGACCG is drawn from Triticum dicoccoides isolate Atlit2015 ecotype Zavitan chromosome 4A, WEW_v2.0, whole genome shotgun sequence and contains these coding sequences:
- the LOC119285744 gene encoding XIAP-associated factor 1-like, whose amino-acid sequence is MSAMADAGSHIAAVVATSTCAHCQREIPSSNIDLHSVHCARNLQKCEHCGEMVPRKLMEEHYNENHAPVNCSLCKETLRPEILDLHKSEQCTQRMVACAYCEYELPAIDIHEHQDVCGNRTEFCQTCKKYIRLREWIGHEMQCHVSSNGSEESSSARTFPEREVRPPLPVRPARAVPAAQHRRLLFTVAVTGIAVMVGSILFQKESF